The following are encoded in a window of Candidatus Bathyarchaeum sp. genomic DNA:
- a CDS encoding AbrB/MazE/SpoVT family DNA-binding domain-containing protein, whose protein sequence is MLLGAKKSGITFTVYVRREGRVTVPKELRDAYNIDEGDLVECQIKKIR, encoded by the coding sequence ATGTTGTTGGGTGCCAAAAAGTCTGGAATCACTTTTACTGTGTATGTTCGCCGCGAAGGAAGAGTCACTGTTCCAAAAGAACTTCGAGATGCTTATAATATAGACGAAGGCGATTTAGTTGAGTGTCAAATCAAAAAAATACGATAA
- a CDS encoding ArsR family transcriptional regulator: MNTNEESELDYKLRGKAWNVYWLLLKNGQPMSVREVANALKFSSPSVANHHLEQLIQIGLVERQKIGGNYALVGEVKIGVLRHFVKFGRMMFPRYFFYALFSSIFYASYLTLFIEVLTRESLFIIAFGAIVSVIFWYEAIRFWRLKPF, translated from the coding sequence TTGAACACCAACGAAGAGTCTGAACTTGATTACAAATTACGTGGGAAAGCATGGAACGTTTACTGGCTTTTGTTAAAAAATGGTCAGCCAATGAGTGTTCGCGAGGTTGCTAATGCGCTCAAGTTTAGTAGTCCAAGTGTAGCAAATCATCATCTTGAGCAGCTAATTCAGATTGGGTTGGTTGAAAGACAAAAAATTGGAGGCAACTATGCCCTTGTTGGAGAAGTAAAAATTGGTGTTCTTCGACATTTTGTGAAATTTGGGCGAATGATGTTTCCCAGATATTTCTTTTATGCATTGTTTTCTTCAATTTTTTATGCAAGCTATCTCACCTTGTTTATAGAAGTTTTAACCAGAGAAAGCTTGTTTATTATCGCCTTTGGAGCTATAGTTTCAGTCATATTTTGGTATGAAGCAATCCGGTTTTGGCGATTGAAACCTTTTTAG
- a CDS encoding SDR family oxidoreductase — MNVLVTGGAGYIGSVLSRLLLEKGYNVTVLDRLFFGIDSLKDIADQITIIKDDIRFFDPKHLENIDAIFDLAALSNDPCGELDQQKTLEINYKGRVRVANLAKKYNVKKYVFASTCSVYGFQDGIINEESDLNPLTTYAKASMMAEKEILPLADKNFSPTILRQATVYGFSHRMRFDLAINGMTLGYYKNGKIPIMRDGKQWRPFVNIKDTSRAFIRVLETEPDLVSGQTFNVGCNEQNIQIFDLAKMVAEACNLPFNYEWYGDCDTRSYQVSFNKIKETLNYKPETTIKQGAKNVFEALNDGTLNPDDPRMITVKWYKHLLEMQQFLKSTEIDGVLL, encoded by the coding sequence TTGAACGTTTTGGTAACCGGCGGAGCAGGATACATCGGCTCTGTTCTGTCTAGGCTCCTGCTAGAAAAAGGATATAACGTGACAGTTCTTGACCGCCTGTTCTTCGGAATCGATTCACTAAAAGACATAGCCGACCAAATAACTATAATAAAAGATGATATTAGATTTTTTGACCCAAAGCACCTAGAAAATATTGATGCAATCTTTGATTTGGCAGCTCTTTCTAACGATCCCTGTGGTGAACTAGACCAACAAAAAACACTGGAAATAAACTACAAAGGACGAGTTCGAGTAGCAAACCTAGCAAAAAAGTATAACGTCAAAAAATACGTGTTCGCTAGCACCTGTAGTGTTTACGGTTTCCAAGATGGCATAATAAACGAAGAATCTGATCTGAACCCTTTAACAACTTACGCAAAAGCCAGCATGATGGCAGAAAAAGAAATTTTGCCCCTTGCTGACAAAAACTTTTCACCAACTATCCTAAGGCAAGCTACAGTTTACGGCTTCTCACACCGAATGCGTTTTGATTTAGCAATCAACGGCATGACCTTGGGTTACTACAAAAACGGAAAAATCCCCATAATGCGTGATGGAAAACAATGGCGCCCCTTTGTGAACATAAAAGACACCTCACGTGCATTTATCAGAGTGTTAGAAACAGAACCAGACTTGGTTAGTGGACAAACCTTTAATGTTGGATGCAACGAGCAAAACATACAAATTTTTGACCTAGCCAAAATGGTCGCTGAAGCATGTAATTTGCCCTTTAATTATGAATGGTACGGAGACTGTGACACCCGAAGCTACCAAGTAAGCTTTAACAAAATCAAAGAAACCTTGAACTACAAACCTGAAACAACCATTAAACAAGGTGCAAAAAATGTGTTTGAGGCTCTTAATGACGGGACTTTGAATCCTGATGACCCACGCATGATAACTGTCAAGTGGTATAAGCATCTTTTGGAAATGCAACAATTCCTCAAATCCACCGAAATAGATGGCGTTTTGTTATGA
- a CDS encoding diphthine--ammonia ligase, with the protein MKVAVSWSGGLESSLALHKVIQEGHDVVCLVTFVLGKYWPAMGHPPTIMKKQTESIGIPHLLVSVDEPFKEGYHNAISGLIKSQGIEGIVTGDIYVVDETHGNWMEDVTDGLDIKVIVPLWEKDTFDVLDDEVSSGFRAVFTCVKQPYFTKEWIGKELNKDTVKDLLALVEEKGLDPCGENGEYHTMVVDGPIFKQSISIPEFTKEQAQERFFMKIKE; encoded by the coding sequence ATGAAAGTTGCTGTTTCATGGAGTGGCGGTTTGGAATCGTCACTGGCGCTTCATAAAGTAATACAGGAGGGACACGATGTTGTCTGTTTGGTTACTTTTGTTTTGGGGAAATACTGGCCTGCTATGGGTCATCCCCCCACAATAATGAAAAAACAAACAGAGTCGATCGGAATTCCGCACTTGTTAGTTAGTGTTGATGAACCGTTCAAAGAAGGATACCACAATGCCATCTCCGGGCTAATTAAAAGCCAAGGAATCGAGGGTATAGTAACAGGGGACATCTATGTTGTCGATGAAACTCATGGAAACTGGATGGAAGACGTAACTGACGGATTAGACATAAAAGTAATAGTGCCATTGTGGGAAAAAGACACCTTTGACGTTTTGGATGATGAGGTTTCTTCAGGTTTCAGAGCAGTGTTTACTTGCGTAAAACAACCCTATTTCACGAAAGAATGGATAGGAAAAGAACTGAACAAAGACACCGTCAAAGACCTGCTAGCTCTAGTAGAAGAAAAAGGCCTGGACCCCTGTGGAGAAAACGGTGAATACCACACCATGGTTGTTGATGGCCCAATATTCAAACAATCCATATCAATACCAGAATTCACCAAAGAACAAGCACAAGAACGTTTCTTCATGAAAATCAAAGAGTAA
- a CDS encoding asparagine synthase-related protein, which produces MPEKLEESDYIDLLPQVRALTNKVVEKNMAEGILFSAGTDTSIIGYEAVKFNPNIKALTLEFEHGIPKDKKYVKIMKDFLKLKNHEVLVFGHEQMVAAAANVVKILKTFDHMEVRNSVPVYIGLTVMKEKGIKSVLTGDALDELFGYPWQFHLSDEEFAKALSNMWAMMQFSSLPLGKAVGVEVKQPYLDSEFREFAENLPVKLKVNMTNGEKYGKWLMRKSYENVIPNEVAWRGKAPCEQGTGTQVLPQYFDEKVSTEEFEAKKKKYLEEDGVTLDTKEQLVYYEIFREKFGIPSEVYNDTTGKQCPNCKGYVKKTDEFCHICGKYPI; this is translated from the coding sequence ATGCCAGAAAAACTTGAAGAATCCGATTATATTGACCTTTTGCCACAAGTTCGCGCTTTAACAAATAAAGTCGTTGAAAAAAACATGGCAGAAGGAATCCTGTTTTCAGCAGGAACAGACACCAGCATAATCGGATATGAAGCAGTCAAATTCAATCCAAACATTAAAGCATTAACCCTTGAATTTGAACATGGAATCCCCAAAGACAAAAAATACGTAAAAATAATGAAAGATTTTCTTAAGCTCAAAAATCATGAAGTGCTCGTTTTCGGGCATGAACAAATGGTTGCTGCAGCAGCAAATGTTGTAAAAATTCTGAAAACCTTCGACCACATGGAAGTCAGAAACAGCGTACCTGTATACATTGGTTTAACAGTCATGAAAGAAAAGGGAATAAAAAGCGTTCTCACCGGAGACGCCCTTGACGAGTTATTTGGTTATCCATGGCAATTCCATTTGTCAGATGAAGAATTCGCAAAAGCCCTATCAAACATGTGGGCTATGATGCAGTTTTCTTCATTACCTTTGGGGAAAGCGGTTGGAGTTGAAGTAAAACAACCTTACCTAGATTCAGAGTTTCGTGAATTTGCAGAAAACCTTCCAGTTAAACTAAAAGTCAACATGACAAACGGTGAAAAATACGGTAAATGGTTGATGCGCAAATCTTACGAGAACGTTATTCCAAACGAAGTTGCTTGGCGAGGAAAAGCTCCTTGTGAGCAAGGAACTGGAACTCAGGTTCTTCCACAATATTTTGATGAAAAAGTTTCCACTGAAGAGTTTGAAGCTAAAAAGAAAAAATACCTCGAAGAAGACGGCGTTACTTTGGACACTAAAGAACAACTAGTTTACTACGAAATTTTCAGAGAAAAATTCGGAATACCTTCTGAAGTTTACAATGATACAACTGGAAAACAGTGTCCAAACTGTAAGGGATACGTCAAAAAAACGGATGAATTCTGCCACATCTGTGGAAAATATCCAATCTAA
- a CDS encoding dTDP-4-dehydrorhamnose 3,5-epimerase family protein, which produces MKEYALEGVRTYPINILPDERGFFAEVLRIDWNDFLEGEQVNQINLSYSYPQIVRAWHKHLRGQIDHFLVVQGAMKICAYDQETGKMAEIVASGKKPTVVRIPGKYLHGTKTVSSEPSLLMYFVNRLYDYKSPDELRVEWNDSSIVPTEINGKTNDPRVGKPWDWFRSPNK; this is translated from the coding sequence ATGAAAGAATATGCACTAGAAGGAGTAAGAACTTACCCAATCAATATTTTACCTGATGAACGGGGCTTCTTTGCTGAAGTGTTAAGAATAGACTGGAATGATTTTCTGGAAGGGGAACAAGTAAACCAAATAAATTTGAGCTACAGCTACCCCCAGATTGTTCGTGCTTGGCACAAACACTTGCGCGGGCAGATCGACCACTTTTTAGTAGTTCAAGGAGCCATGAAAATCTGTGCTTACGACCAAGAAACAGGAAAAATGGCCGAAATAGTGGCCAGTGGCAAAAAACCCACAGTAGTTCGAATCCCCGGAAAATACTTGCATGGAACAAAAACAGTAAGCAGCGAACCTTCATTGTTGATGTATTTTGTTAATCGACTGTATGACTACAAAAGTCCCGACGAACTTCGCGTAGAATGGAACGATTCAAGCATAGTTCCTACAGAAATAAACGGCAAAACAAACGACCCACGGGTCGGCAAACCTTGGGACTGGTTCAGATCCCCCAACAAATAG
- a CDS encoding beta-propeller domain-containing protein: MHRDIKKKTITYGVAAVLLVTILAGSIYNFGTLLTPTQPLFSELKTFSSFEELENFITTNIETANQNQNALALDSLKNSREETLTLQDTAGAMPMVPSASEIEDGELTDYSGTNIQVEGVDEADIIKTDGEYIYIVSYGDVSIVKAYPPEEAKVVSKISVDSSVTGIFVKDNKLVVFETEYAVYPFYGIGIPVLETEDSQELNETEGDDKEPNKPTEPSNQTNLSEDPDLPIDKDIEPAKPFMPIYEPPTSTIKVYDISNKANPVLTRTVSLDGSLTGSRMIGDYVYMVNNQLATQPNYNNEDIDVVLPVIKGDNIIEIEADKVHYIDVADEIYYLTTIVAINTQDDTTEPTYEAFLTSSTTNMYVSLDNMYLVAPDTTNWLLGATEESRQETLVYRVKLDQQNIVVEAEGSVPGFVLNQFSMDEHDRYFRIATTEWTTSWKEETFTSESTNNLFVLDMNLNIAGKLENIAEDESIYSVRFMGDKVYMVTFKQIDPFFVIDTSNPTQPTILGYLKIPGYSSYLHPYDETHIIGVGMEDGNLKLSLFDVTDFTAPKEIAKYTVEGSWSSSTALWEHKAFLFDKSKNLLALPVSISTYEVIERPIDTDDMPKEINETRDEGDEETQKTEVAEARVEMISPGSYYQGAYIFDISIEQGFVLKGDITHPSNNQYEENAQINRIIYIEDAIYTISNNLVKINELGSLQAITQIQLS, translated from the coding sequence ATGCACAGAGACATCAAGAAAAAAACAATAACTTACGGAGTTGCAGCAGTGCTTTTAGTTACAATACTTGCAGGGTCAATATACAATTTTGGTACCCTACTTACACCAACTCAGCCACTGTTTTCAGAACTTAAAACTTTTTCAAGCTTCGAAGAACTTGAAAATTTTATCACCACCAACATAGAAACAGCAAATCAAAACCAAAATGCGCTTGCTTTGGATTCATTGAAAAATTCACGAGAAGAAACACTAACATTACAAGACACCGCGGGTGCAATGCCGATGGTGCCTTCTGCTTCAGAGATTGAAGATGGAGAATTAACTGATTATTCGGGAACTAACATTCAAGTCGAAGGCGTAGATGAAGCAGACATAATAAAAACTGATGGAGAATACATCTACATCGTTTCATACGGTGACGTATCAATTGTAAAAGCTTATCCACCTGAAGAAGCTAAAGTTGTATCAAAAATTAGCGTGGATAGCAGCGTCACGGGAATATTTGTCAAAGACAACAAACTAGTAGTCTTTGAAACAGAATATGCTGTATATCCCTTTTATGGAATTGGAATACCTGTCCTAGAAACAGAAGACAGCCAAGAACTGAATGAAACTGAAGGCGACGACAAAGAACCAAATAAACCTACGGAGCCATCAAACCAGACCAATCTTTCAGAAGACCCTGATCTACCTATTGACAAGGACATTGAACCTGCTAAACCATTTATGCCCATTTATGAGCCCCCCACTTCAACCATTAAAGTATATGATATTTCAAACAAAGCTAACCCAGTTTTGACAAGAACTGTAAGCTTAGATGGAAGCTTAACAGGTTCACGCATGATTGGGGACTATGTTTACATGGTTAACAACCAGTTAGCTACACAACCAAACTATAACAACGAAGACATTGACGTAGTCTTGCCCGTAATCAAAGGTGACAATATCATCGAGATTGAAGCAGACAAAGTTCATTACATTGATGTTGCAGACGAAATTTATTACTTAACAACAATTGTTGCAATAAACACACAAGACGACACTACAGAACCAACTTATGAAGCATTCCTGACAAGCTCAACCACTAACATGTATGTTTCATTAGACAACATGTATTTGGTTGCTCCAGACACCACTAACTGGCTATTGGGCGCTACTGAAGAGTCAAGACAAGAAACATTGGTCTACAGAGTTAAACTTGACCAACAAAACATAGTTGTTGAAGCTGAAGGCTCAGTTCCTGGTTTTGTTCTTAACCAATTTAGCATGGATGAACACGACAGATACTTCCGAATAGCTACAACAGAATGGACAACCAGTTGGAAAGAAGAAACATTCACCAGCGAATCCACAAACAACCTGTTCGTATTAGATATGAACCTGAACATTGCAGGAAAACTAGAGAACATCGCCGAGGACGAAAGCATTTACTCAGTTAGATTCATGGGCGACAAAGTTTACATGGTAACTTTCAAACAAATCGACCCGTTCTTTGTAATTGACACATCCAACCCAACCCAACCAACAATTCTGGGATACTTGAAAATCCCTGGATATTCTAGTTATCTTCACCCATACGATGAAACGCACATAATCGGTGTAGGCATGGAAGATGGTAATTTGAAACTTTCACTTTTTGATGTTACAGACTTTACTGCACCAAAAGAAATTGCAAAATATACAGTAGAGGGCAGCTGGTCCAGCTCTACAGCATTGTGGGAACATAAGGCGTTCTTGTTTGACAAATCCAAAAATCTACTAGCATTACCCGTTTCAATAAGCACATACGAAGTTATTGAGAGACCCATCGACACAGATGACATGCCCAAGGAAATAAACGAGACAAGGGATGAAGGCGATGAAGAAACACAAAAAACCGAGGTTGCAGAAGCACGAGTTGAAATGATAAGCCCAGGCTCATATTATCAAGGCGCATACATTTTTGACATATCAATAGAACAAGGATTTGTCCTAAAAGGCGATATTACACACCCAAGTAACAACCAATACGAAGAAAACGCACAAATAAACAGAATAATCTACATCGAAGACGCTATTTACACAATCTCAAACAATCTTGTGAAAATAAATGAGTTGGGAAGTTTACAAGCCATCACACAGATTCAACTTTCCTAA
- the rfbD gene encoding dTDP-4-dehydrorhamnose reductase — translation MKIAVIGSNGQLGTDLVKVIGTTHDVVPLTHGDIDVSDYSSCVILKDHQPDVIINTAAFHKTDQCEEESLKTFSVNALGARNIATISKEMKATSVYISTDYVFDGTKKTPYSETDIPIPINTYGISKLAGECFTAQNPKHYIIRIASVFGQAGSSGKGGNFVETMINKAKNEDAITVVDDMWMSPTYTKDVSVLLKEMLEKQIPYGVYHTTNKGYCSWFQFAQEIFRLTGLTPDLKPTKTDPNYGKAKRPIFSALTSTKLCKHNLGSRSWEEALKAYLLEKGHI, via the coding sequence ATGAAAATCGCTGTTATTGGTTCCAATGGACAACTAGGTACGGATTTAGTGAAAGTCATAGGAACAACTCATGATGTTGTTCCCTTAACTCATGGTGACATTGACGTTAGTGACTATTCTAGCTGTGTGATTTTAAAAGACCATCAACCCGACGTCATAATAAACACTGCTGCGTTTCATAAAACAGATCAATGTGAAGAAGAATCTTTGAAAACTTTTTCGGTGAACGCCTTAGGGGCAAGAAACATTGCAACAATTTCCAAGGAAATGAAAGCAACATCTGTGTACATAAGTACTGATTATGTTTTTGATGGAACAAAAAAAACACCATACTCTGAAACAGATATTCCAATACCCATTAATACATATGGAATTTCAAAACTTGCTGGAGAGTGTTTTACTGCCCAAAACCCAAAGCACTACATCATACGAATAGCAAGTGTGTTCGGACAAGCAGGGTCCAGTGGGAAAGGTGGAAATTTCGTGGAAACAATGATTAACAAAGCAAAAAACGAGGATGCAATAACAGTTGTTGATGATATGTGGATGAGTCCTACTTACACAAAAGATGTTAGTGTCTTGTTGAAAGAAATGTTAGAAAAACAAATTCCATACGGGGTTTATCACACGACAAACAAGGGTTATTGTTCATGGTTCCAGTTTGCACAAGAAATTTTTCGGCTAACTGGTTTGACTCCTGATTTAAAACCAACTAAAACAGATCCCAATTATGGGAAAGCCAAACGTCCAATATTTTCTGCGTTAACAAGCACAAAACTTTGTAAACACAATTTGGGGTCTAGGTCTTGGGAAGAAGCCCTTAAGGCATATTTACTTGAAAAGGGACATATCTAA
- a CDS encoding glucose-1-phosphate thymidylyltransferase has product MKALVLSGGKGTRLRPLTFTLAKQLIPMANKPVLGFVLDQVTQTGINQIGIIIAPETGHYVKDYVKKGEEWNSAVTYIPQEPLGLAHAVKTAKPFLGKDNFIMCLGDNLQGQGLTDFVEKFETENMDALIILKQVEDPTKFGVATLDENANIVKLVEKPKNPESNLAIIGTYIFSNKVFQAINKIKPSGRGELEITDAIQEMINLGFKVKAEILETWWIDTGKKDDILTANAKVLDEYMIQKIDGAVQDSKIEGRVQIHETAKIVNSTVRGPCAVGENCVVENSHIGPYTSIGDGTKIVDSSIEYSVILENAQITGVDRLEESLIGKNAKITRNNKNGCLKLHVGDYSEVEL; this is encoded by the coding sequence TTGAAAGCATTAGTCCTTAGCGGAGGCAAAGGAACACGTCTTCGTCCCTTGACGTTCACGTTAGCTAAACAATTAATTCCTATGGCAAATAAGCCCGTTCTAGGCTTTGTTTTAGATCAAGTAACCCAAACCGGAATCAACCAAATCGGCATAATAATTGCTCCTGAAACTGGACACTACGTTAAAGACTACGTCAAAAAAGGAGAAGAATGGAACTCAGCTGTTACTTATATCCCTCAAGAACCCTTAGGCCTAGCCCACGCAGTTAAAACCGCTAAACCATTCTTAGGAAAAGACAATTTCATAATGTGTTTGGGGGACAACCTACAAGGTCAGGGATTAACTGATTTTGTTGAAAAATTCGAAACAGAAAACATGGATGCCCTAATCATACTCAAGCAAGTAGAAGATCCCACAAAATTTGGAGTCGCAACTCTGGACGAAAATGCTAACATAGTCAAACTGGTTGAAAAACCAAAAAACCCCGAATCAAACCTCGCAATAATTGGGACCTACATCTTTTCAAACAAAGTATTCCAAGCCATCAACAAAATTAAGCCCTCAGGACGGGGAGAACTTGAAATCACAGACGCCATACAAGAAATGATAAACCTGGGTTTCAAAGTCAAAGCCGAAATCTTAGAGACGTGGTGGATAGATACTGGAAAAAAAGACGACATTCTAACTGCAAACGCCAAAGTTTTGGACGAGTATATGATCCAAAAAATCGATGGAGCAGTTCAAGACAGCAAAATAGAAGGCAGAGTCCAAATTCATGAAACTGCGAAAATTGTTAATTCTACTGTTCGTGGACCTTGTGCAGTTGGAGAAAACTGTGTTGTTGAGAATTCCCATATTGGTCCTTATACCAGCATTGGTGATGGAACAAAAATTGTTGACAGCAGCATCGAATACAGTGTAATCCTAGAAAACGCGCAAATAACGGGTGTGGACCGCCTTGAAGAAAGTCTGATTGGAAAGAACGCTAAAATAACTCGGAACAATAAGAATGGTTGTTTGAAACTTCATGTGGGTGACTACTCGGAGGTTGAACTATGA
- a CDS encoding malate dehydrogenase: MHIAQIGTGRVGRPTAYTILCSKLADRITVCDIQPGLATAFAEELRHVAASLRLDVEIISCETASDVVGADIILISAGKPRTPGVKMTRRDLAIENGRIVKQISQSTILNNPLAKYVVITNPVDAMAMVCKKYSDADFVISTGTNLESLRFRSRLAQCLKVPVSEVDGYVGGEHGTSAVILWSTVKVYGVPLDEYLKSNNMPLDKNEIDSYMKSVSKQIVDNIGGTEYGPAASFTDIVRAIINDSKEILPVAVAKEFEHFPQPVFVSVPLHVGNSIGSEVFELSAQENEAIRKASEAIYQTFKATTNP; the protein is encoded by the coding sequence ATGCATATTGCTCAAATTGGAACCGGACGCGTTGGACGCCCAACAGCATACACTATATTATGTTCAAAACTAGCAGATAGAATAACCGTATGTGATATCCAGCCTGGACTCGCAACTGCTTTTGCGGAAGAACTCCGTCATGTCGCTGCAAGTTTACGTTTAGATGTTGAGATAATCTCATGTGAAACAGCCAGTGATGTTGTTGGAGCCGATATTATTCTAATTTCTGCAGGCAAACCAAGAACTCCTGGAGTCAAGATGACCCGAAGAGATCTGGCAATCGAAAATGGACGGATTGTAAAACAAATCAGTCAATCTACCATCCTCAATAATCCTTTAGCAAAATATGTTGTAATAACTAACCCTGTTGATGCGATGGCGATGGTCTGCAAAAAATATTCAGATGCAGATTTTGTAATTAGCACTGGGACTAATCTTGAATCTTTACGTTTTCGCTCGCGTTTAGCTCAATGCCTAAAAGTTCCTGTTTCAGAGGTTGATGGTTATGTCGGAGGTGAGCATGGGACAAGTGCAGTTATTCTTTGGTCTACCGTAAAGGTTTATGGAGTTCCCCTTGATGAATACTTGAAATCAAATAATATGCCTCTTGACAAAAATGAAATTGATTCCTATATGAAATCGGTTTCAAAACAAATTGTGGACAACATTGGAGGCACAGAATATGGTCCTGCAGCCTCTTTTACAGACATTGTTCGCGCAATAATTAACGACAGCAAAGAAATTTTACCTGTTGCTGTGGCAAAAGAGTTTGAACATTTTCCTCAACCCGTTTTTGTAAGCGTCCCCCTCCACGTAGGAAATTCTATTGGGTCTGAAGTCTTTGAACTCTCTGCTCAAGAAAACGAAGCGATACGTAAAGCAAGTGAAGCAATATATCAAACATTCAAAGCTACAACTAATCCGTAA
- a CDS encoding DUF1294 domain-containing protein, giving the protein MFQLSITVIFLLVINGVSLTLFGVDKLKSIKKRWRIPETQLLLVAFFGPFGAYAAMLLFRHKIRKIKFLLVPVFIFIQSYLIIRYQVIPLDIF; this is encoded by the coding sequence ATGTTTCAACTCTCTATTACCGTAATTTTTCTTTTGGTAATCAACGGAGTTTCATTAACCCTTTTTGGAGTAGACAAACTCAAAAGCATCAAAAAACGCTGGAGAATTCCAGAAACCCAGCTACTATTAGTTGCCTTTTTTGGACCCTTTGGAGCCTACGCCGCCATGTTACTGTTCAGGCATAAAATAAGGAAAATTAAGTTCCTTTTAGTTCCAGTGTTTATTTTTATTCAGTCGTATTTGATAATCCGTTATCAAGTCATCCCATTGGACATATTCTGA